The genomic DNA GGACGCAAGGCCGCGAGCTCGGTCTCCATCGCCGCGGCCACTGCCCACAGCGCCGCCGCGCGCACGGCACCCAGCAGCGCCTGCCGGCTCGCGAAGTGGCGGTAGGCGGCATTGGGCACCACGCCCGCGCGCCGCGTGGCCTCGCGCAGCACGACCGCGTCGGGCCCGCCGCTGCGCGCCAGCTCGACGCCGGCCTCCAGCAGCGCGCGCCGCAGATCGCCGTGGCGGTAGGTGCTGCGCACGGGCGGATGGGTGCTGCGGGCAGAAGGGGTTCGGGTGCGGGTGGCCATTGTCGTTGTCATGTGGACAGCGTTCATTGTCTCTGCTATGGTTTGTGTACGTTGTACACAATACAGCGCCCTCACTCAACCCTCAAGGAGATTCCATGAACCTTCAGCCCTATCTGTTCTTCGAAGGCCGCTGCGAGGAAGCGCTCGACTTCTACCGCACCAAGCTCGGCGCGCAGCAGGTGATGCTGATGCGCATGAAGGAAAGCCCCGAGCCGCCGAACCCCGAGATGTGCCCGCCCGGCTCCGAGGAGAAGATCATGCATTGCTCTTTCACCATCGGGAACACGCAAGTGATGGCCTCGGACGGCCGCTGCTCGGGCAAGCCGTCGTTCCAGGGCATCTCGCTGGCGCTGTCCGCATCCACCGAGGCCGAAGCGAAGCGCCTGTACGACGGCCTCAGCGACGGCGGGCAGGTGCAGATGCCGATGACCAAGACCTTCTTCTCGCCGGCCTTCGGCATGGTGGCCGACCGCTTCGGCGTGTCGTGGATGGTGATGGCGGAGCCGGACGCCGCCAAGCCCTGAGCGCGCCGCGCCTCAATGCCGCGCGTGCAGGCGCGCGGCCCAGCGCGAACGCGTGAGCGCGACGAATTCGACCGCGCCCCACAGCAAGGCGCTGCCGAGCCCGCGCAGGAGATGGCGTGTCGGTGGCAGGAAAGTGGAAGGCATGGGGCCACGCTAGCCGCCGCGTGTGACGGCTTGATGGCAGTCCTTGCCGCTATGCTGGCCGACCCGACTCCATGATCGCCGAGTGACCGCCACGGACCTGCCCGAACTGCTGGAACTGCAGGGCCTCGCCCAACTCGCAGGGCCCCTCATGGAGCAGCGCGTGCTGTGCGAAGTCGAAGCCGGCGGACAGCGCTTTCCGGTGCTCGCGTTCCTGCTCGGCAGCGCGAAGCCGGACGTGCCGGCGGTCGGCTTCTTCGGCGGCGTCCACGGGCTGGAGCGCATCGGCGCCGAGGTGACCATTGCCTACCTGCGCAGCCTGGTGATGCGCCTGCAGTGGGACGACACGCTGCACCGGCAGCTGGAGACCATCCGGCTGGTGTTCATGCCGCTGGTCAACCCGGGCGGTCTGTGGCTGGGCACGCGCGCCAATCCCAACGGCGTCGACCTGATGCGCAACGCACCGGTCGAATCGCGCGAACGCGTGCCGTACCTCGTCGGCGGCCAGCGCATCAGCGCCGCGCTGCCGTGGTATCGCGGCGCCCATGGCGCGCCGATGGAACCCGAGAGCGCCGCGCTGTGCGCCTTCGTCGAGGCCGAGCTGCTGGGCCGGCCGCTCGGCATCGCGGTGGACTGCCATTCCGGCTTCGGCCTCAGCGATCGGATCTGGTTTCCCTTCGCCCACACGGCGCGGCCGATGGCGCATCTGCCCGAGATGCACGCGCTGTGCGAGATCCTCGACGGGACCCTGCTGCACCACCGCTACGTGCTAGAGCCGCAGAGCCGCCAGTACCTCGCGCACGGCGACCTCTGGGACCACCTGTACCTGCGCGCCTGCCGCGAGGCGCAGGGCGTGTTCCTGCCGCTCACGCTGGAGATGGGCTCGTGGCTGTGGATCAAGAAGAACCCGCGCCAGATCTTCTCGCGCCATGGCATCTTCAACCCCATGATCCAGCACCGGCAGCAGCGCGTGCTGCGCACGCACCTCGGCTGGCTCGACTTCATCACGCGCGCCGCGGGCAGCCACGAACGCTGGCTGCCCGCGGACGCGCAACGCGCGCATCAGCGCGAACTGGCGATGGCGCGGTGGTACCGCGGGGTGCACCGATGACCACCTGGATCCTGCTGCGCGGCCTGACGCGCGAGAGCGGCCATTGGGGCGCCTTTGCCGAGACGCTGCGCGCGCGGCTCGCCGACGCGCGCGTGCTGACGCTCGACCTGCCCGGCGCCGGCGGGCTCCATCGTCTGCGCAGCCCGGCGGACATCGAGGCCACGACGCAGCACTGCCGCCAGCAGCTGGCGGCGCTGGCGGTCGAGCCGCCCTTCCATCTGCTGGCCATGTCGCTGGGCGCGATGGCGGCGGCGGACTGGGCCGTGCGGTGGCCCGGCGAGCTGGCCGGCTGCGTGCTGATCAACACCAGCCTGCGTCCCTTCAATCCCTGGTACCAGCGCCTGCGGCCGGCCAACTATGCGGCGCTGCTCGGACTCGCGTTCGTGCCCCAGGCGAGCCGCCCCCGCGAGCAAACCATCCTGCGACTGACCAGCCGGCACCTGGATGCGCAGACCGGCGCGGCCGTCGTCGATGCGTGGACGGCGTTGCGCGATGCGCGGCCCGTGTCGCGCGCCAACGCGCTGCGCCAGCTGCTTGCGGCCATGCGCTATCGCGCGCCGGCGCGGGCGCCGGCCGTGCCCCTGCTGGTGCTCGCGAGCCGGCGCGATGCGCTGGTCGATGCGCGCTGCTCGCAACGGCTGGCGCGGCAGTGGCACGCCGACTTCGTCGAACATCCCTCCGCCGGTCATGACCTCGCGCTCGACGATGGACCCTGGCTCGCCGACCAGGTCGCGCGCTGGTCTCAGCGCAAGGGCATGAGCTGATCGACCAGGCCGTCCAGCCGCTTCTTCACTTCGCGCCAGCCCGGCATGCAGGCATCGAGCAGCCGATGGAAACGCGGTCCGTGGTGGTGCTCCTTCAAGTGGCACAGCTCGTGAAGGATCACGTAGTCGATGCATTCGCGCGGCGCCTTCACCAGGTGCGGATTCAGCGTCAGGCGGCCGGCGGGCGAGCAATTGCCCCACTGCCGCCGCATGGCCCGAAGACGAACCGCCGGCAGTGCGTGCACCCAGCGCAACGGCGCGGCGACGGCCGCCAGGCGCGAGGCCATCACCTCGCGGGCACGCAGCGCATACCAGGCATCGAGCATCGCATGCACCTGCGCCGCATCGGGCCGTGCCGCGGCGACCTCGATGTGGGCGCCGCGCATGCGCACGCTGCCGTGGCGCGGCGCATCGGCCACGACCTTGAGCTGATAGCGCCGGCCCAGGTAGAGCAAGGATTCGCCGCTGACATGCTCGCGCGCCGGGGCGCTGTCCAGGCGTTGCCGGATGTCTGCCACGCGCTGACTGATCCAGGCCGCACGCTGCCGCACCGCGGCGATGACGGCCGTGTCGTCGGCATCCTGCGGCGCATCGACGACCACGCTGCCATCGGGCTCGACATGGATCGCGATGCGCCGCGCCTTGCGCGCGGGCTGCGTGCGGACGCGAAAGCGGATCAGCTCGTCGCCGTAGCGAAAGCTGCGCGAGGACGGCGCGTTCATCCGCGCCGGCTCAGGCCGACCCGCGTGATGTGCAGCACTTGCGTCACCACCTCGCCCGCCTTCTCGAGCCCGAGCGTGCCGTAGAGCAGCGTCAGCAAGCTCTTGCGAATGGCGGCCTCGATGCTCTGCGCGCTCAGCGAATGCTCGGCCACCGCGCGCTGCACGGCCTGGCCGATGGCCAAGGCATGGTCGACGTACAGGCCACGCTCTGCGGCACTCAAGCCGTTCGATGCGCTGTCGCCCAGTGCCATCAGGATCGCGCCGAAATAGGCGCGCGCCTGCGGGTTCGTCGCCAGCGCCTCGGGCAGGCCCGGCGTGGCGCGCTCCTCCACCAGGCGCTCGAACTCGCTGAACAGCGCGTACTGCTTGCGCGGACAGTCGAACATGGCCTCGGCCTGGGCGATCGCGTCGCTCAGCAACTCCGAGAACACCTTCTGCGCATAGGGGTCGTCGGCCAGATCCTGCTCGATGGTCATGCGCAGGCGAGTCTTGATGAGATCGGCCTCGTTGCGCGTCTTCTCGTCGGACCATCCATCACCGGCCGGTACATCGCCGAGACTGTGGATCGCGAACACGCCGAGGGGTTCGCGCACCTCGACGCCGAGCACCTGCGTGTCGACCAGCTTGGCGATCTGCGCTTCGTACGCGCTGTAGTCGACCGTCTCCATTGCATCGCGCCGCGCGGTCTGCCGCACGTCGACCAGAAAACGCAGATCCTGCTTGTAGCGCGCGATCAGCGCTTCCGAAAAACTCCGGTCTTCGAAGAAGCTGTGCGATGACAACGCAGTCTGCAGGCACAGGCCGAAGGCCGTGACCGCCGCCGAGAAATCATCGCGCAGCTTCTGGCGCGCGTCGTACGGTCCGCCCGGCGCGTCGGCTGCGATGCGCGGGCTCAATGCTTGCCGGAGTTGCTCGGGGTCGTCGCGGTTCGCCACGTCCTTGAAGAAGGCCCACATGGCCTCGTGCAGTGCCGGCAATCGCTTGTATTCGGTGCTGACCTCGCGATAAAGGCCTTCGAGGTCGGCGGCGTCGAAGCCGCCTTGGGTACGCGCCTCGAGATCCTGGTAGGCGCGGATCGCCGTGTCCAGTTCTTTCAGAATGCCCCGGTAGTCGACCAACAGGCCATGGCACTTGGCATCGTGCAGCCGGTTCACACGCGCCACCGCCTGGATCAGGTTGTGCCCTTTGAGCGGCTTGTCGATGTAGAGCACCGCGTTGCGCGGCTCGTCGAAACCCGTGAGCAGGCGATCGACCACGATCAGCAGATCGGGGTCACCGGCCGAAGCGAATGCCTCCAGCGCACGGCGCTCGTACTGGGTTGCGTCCTCGCCGCCGTTCAAGACATTCTGCTTCCACCACTTCTGCACCTCGGGCATCGCGTCTTCGTCGACTTCGGTGTTGCCTTCGCGCGTGTCGGGTGGCGAAATCACCACCCTGCTGCTGACGAGGCCGGTGGCGTCGAGCGCCTTCTTGTAGCGGATGGCGTCACGCTTGCTCGCGGTGGCGACCTGACCTTTCAGGCCCGGCTTGATCTTCTTGAAATTGGCGTTGAAATGCGTGGCGATGTCCCACGCGATCAACTCGATGCGATTCGCTGCGCCATAGATGGCACCGCGACTCGCGTATTTGCCCTTCAGGTCGGCGCGCTGCGCCGCCGTGAGCCCGGCCGTGATCCTGTCGAACCAGCGGTCGACGGCTTCCGAGTTGATGACCAGTTCGGGAACGCGCTCCTCGTAGAGCAAGGGCGCGACCGACTGGTCCTCCACCGCGCGCTGCATCGTGTAGGCGTGCACGATGGGACCGAACTTGTTCGCGGTCTTGTCATCCTT from Variovorax sp. PBL-E5 includes the following:
- a CDS encoding M14 family zinc carboxypeptidase, with product MTATDLPELLELQGLAQLAGPLMEQRVLCEVEAGGQRFPVLAFLLGSAKPDVPAVGFFGGVHGLERIGAEVTIAYLRSLVMRLQWDDTLHRQLETIRLVFMPLVNPGGLWLGTRANPNGVDLMRNAPVESRERVPYLVGGQRISAALPWYRGAHGAPMEPESAALCAFVEAELLGRPLGIAVDCHSGFGLSDRIWFPFAHTARPMAHLPEMHALCEILDGTLLHHRYVLEPQSRQYLAHGDLWDHLYLRACREAQGVFLPLTLEMGSWLWIKKNPRQIFSRHGIFNPMIQHRQQRVLRTHLGWLDFITRAAGSHERWLPADAQRAHQRELAMARWYRGVHR
- a CDS encoding alpha/beta fold hydrolase, with the translated sequence MTTWILLRGLTRESGHWGAFAETLRARLADARVLTLDLPGAGGLHRLRSPADIEATTQHCRQQLAALAVEPPFHLLAMSLGAMAAADWAVRWPGELAGCVLINTSLRPFNPWYQRLRPANYAALLGLAFVPQASRPREQTILRLTSRHLDAQTGAAVVDAWTALRDARPVSRANALRQLLAAMRYRAPARAPAVPLLVLASRRDALVDARCSQRLARQWHADFVEHPSAGHDLALDDGPWLADQVARWSQRKGMS
- a CDS encoding VOC family protein, producing MNLQPYLFFEGRCEEALDFYRTKLGAQQVMLMRMKESPEPPNPEMCPPGSEEKIMHCSFTIGNTQVMASDGRCSGKPSFQGISLALSASTEAEAKRLYDGLSDGGQVQMPMTKTFFSPAFGMVADRFGVSWMVMAEPDAAKP
- a CDS encoding M48 family metallopeptidase → MNAPSSRSFRYGDELIRFRVRTQPARKARRIAIHVEPDGSVVVDAPQDADDTAVIAAVRQRAAWISQRVADIRQRLDSAPAREHVSGESLLYLGRRYQLKVVADAPRHGSVRMRGAHIEVAAARPDAAQVHAMLDAWYALRAREVMASRLAAVAAPLRWVHALPAVRLRAMRRQWGNCSPAGRLTLNPHLVKAPRECIDYVILHELCHLKEHHHGPRFHRLLDACMPGWREVKKRLDGLVDQLMPLR
- a CDS encoding type I restriction endonuclease subunit R; translated protein: MSAMPPAHEQCSARISALHMLCNLGWRYLSAAECLAMRDGTREVLIRPRLVEVLHTRRFDYKGKSYPLSPSAIEQILRELSTLGLGDGLLAANERLYARLAFGITVTEFMPDGKKHQPTVPIIDWADATRNRFDITEELRVLSSQGTHHRAPDIVGYVNGIPLVVIEAKQPHGPRRSGDAMMLEGISQHLRNQRDDEVPHLFAYAQLLLSISQTEGRYGTTRTPAKFWARWNKEEEFDDAQVRALKNAPLSAATHAALFEGKPVALREWFESLWSLPMPPNAQDRLLVSLLTPSRLLELLRGFILFDRHVGKIVARHPQFFGVRSLLERLASLRPGGAREGGVIWHTTGSGKSFTMVFLSKALLLHEELKACRVIVVTDRLDLEQQLARNFVTSGAFGSTVATQKEGERSKAVTGRDLARRIGQGTERISFALVQKFNTASKLAECRNDAADIIVLVDEGHRSHGGETHERMKKALPRAACVAFTGTPLLKDDKTANKFGPIVHAYTMQRAVEDQSVAPLLYEERVPELVINSEAVDRWFDRITAGLTAAQRADLKGKYASRGAIYGAANRIELIAWDIATHFNANFKKIKPGLKGQVATASKRDAIRYKKALDATGLVSSRVVISPPDTREGNTEVDEDAMPEVQKWWKQNVLNGGEDATQYERRALEAFASAGDPDLLIVVDRLLTGFDEPRNAVLYIDKPLKGHNLIQAVARVNRLHDAKCHGLLVDYRGILKELDTAIRAYQDLEARTQGGFDAADLEGLYREVSTEYKRLPALHEAMWAFFKDVANRDDPEQLRQALSPRIAADAPGGPYDARQKLRDDFSAAVTAFGLCLQTALSSHSFFEDRSFSEALIARYKQDLRFLVDVRQTARRDAMETVDYSAYEAQIAKLVDTQVLGVEVREPLGVFAIHSLGDVPAGDGWSDEKTRNEADLIKTRLRMTIEQDLADDPYAQKVFSELLSDAIAQAEAMFDCPRKQYALFSEFERLVEERATPGLPEALATNPQARAYFGAILMALGDSASNGLSAAERGLYVDHALAIGQAVQRAVAEHSLSAQSIEAAIRKSLLTLLYGTLGLEKAGEVVTQVLHITRVGLSRRG